A single Triticum dicoccoides isolate Atlit2015 ecotype Zavitan chromosome 2A, WEW_v2.0, whole genome shotgun sequence DNA region contains:
- the LOC119358222 gene encoding uncharacterized protein LOC119358222 — protein sequence MRMGLEMGSTSLQAMPSPTKQDKKHRGPLLPHVKPCTERKKRKVDTNAKPRKRAEWRTRGGRRRRGIMAAAHAEAAASPTHRASIQATSTPPYPSAARIADSTCFPQYTASLKCLETNQDKSKCQQQFDDYKECKKREREARLERNRSRTLFG from the exons ATGAGAATGGGTTTGGAAATGGGATCTACTTCGCTGCAAGCGATGCCTTCTCCCACGAAGCAAGATAAAAAGC ATCGAGGCCCACTCCTTCCCCATGTGAAGCCGTGcacagaaagaaagaaaaggaaagtaGACACCAACGCGAAGCCCAGGAAGAGAGCGGAGTGGaggacgagaggaggaagaagaagacgcggCATCATGGCGGCGGCTCATGCGGAGGCGGCGGCGTCCCCCACCCACCGCGCGTCCATCCAGGCGACGTCGACCCCGCCGTACCCCAGCGCGGCCCGGATCGCCGACTCCACCTGCTTCCCCCAGTACACCGCCTCCCTCAAGT GTCTGGAGACCAACCAAGACAAGAGCAAGTGCCAGCAGCAGTTCGACGACTACAAGGAGTGCAAGAAGAGAGAG